tcccGGGCTGTGCAGCTGATCAAAGCACTCAACCCTGGCATGAAGACCTCCACCATCGAGCTGAAGTTCAAGGAACTGCAGAAGGCCAGTGAGCGTCCTGGCACGGAGGTGGCCTGCGACCTCTTTGTGGAGGCATACTGCGAGCTCTGCACCCGCCCTGAGATCTTTTTCCTGCTGGTCCAGTTCTCCAGCAACAAGGAGTACCTGGGTGTGAAGGACCTGCTGATGTTCCTGGAGGTAGAGCAGGGCATGGAGGGGGTGACAGAGGAGAAGTGCTTGGAGATTGTCAGCAAGTATGAGCCCTCCAAGGAGGGCCGGGAGAAAGGCTACCTGGCCATCGACGGCTTCACGCGTTACCTGCTCTCTGCTGACTGCTCCATCTTTGACCCGCAGCACCGCAAGGTCTGCCAGGACATGGCGCAGCCCCTCTCCCACTACTACatcagctctgcccacagcGCCTGCCTGCTGGAGGACAACTTCTGGGGCCGCTCAGACATCAGTGGCTACATCAGTGCCCTGGGCCTGGGCTGCCGCAGCATCGAGCTGGTGCTGTGGGACGGCCCTGAGGGCGAGCCCGTGGTCTACACCAGcccctcagctgcctcctgtgTGCCCTTCCGTGCCGTGGTGGGGCTGATTGACCAGCACGCCTTCACTGCCTCCGCCTACCCCCTCATCCTCTGCCTGGTGGTGCGCTGCTCGGCCCCCCAGCAGCGGCTGGCTGCCCAGTGCCTGCGCAAGACGCTGGGGGAGAAGCTGTACCTGGAGCCCCCCAACCCCGTGGCGTCCTACCTGCCCTCCCCGGAGGAGCTCAAGGGCCGCATCCTCATCAAGGGCAAGAAGCTGCCACCCACCTGCGAGGACAGCGAAGGGGAGGTGTCGGATgaggaggaaggctgggagCTGGCGCGGCGACTGGGCCAGGAGGACCGGGAGGCACCGGAGGGAGGTGGGCTGCGGCGGGTGCGCCTCAGCCGGGAGCTTTCAGAGCTGGTGAGCCTCTGCCAGGCAGTCCCCTTCCAGGACTTTGAGAGCTCCAGACGTGGGCAACGCTACTGGGAGATGTGCTCCTTCAGCGAGGTGGAGGCGGGGCGCTTCGCCAATGAGTGCCCGGCTGAGCTGGTCAGCTACAACAAGCGGTTCCTGTCCCGCATCTACCCCAGCCCCATGCGCATCGACGCCAGCAACATGAACCCCCAGGATTTCTGGAAGTGCGGCTGCCAGATGGTGGCTATGAACTACCAGACACCAGGGCTCATGATGGACCTGAATGCAGGCTGGTTCCGGCAGAACGGGGCCTGTGGCTATGTGCTCCGCCCCGCCATCATGCGGGAGGAGGTCTCCTACTTCAGTGCCAACGCCAAGGACTCCCTGCCCGGGgtgcctgcccagctcctgcacctcAAGGTCATCAGCGGACAGAACCTGCCCAAGCCCAAGGGCTCGGGGGCCAagggggaggtggtggagcccTATGTCTGTGCTGAAATCCATGGCATCCCGGCCGACTGTGCTGAGCACCGCACCAAGACAGCCCTGCAGAGCGGGGACAACCCCATCTTCGACGAGAGCCTGGAGTTCCAGATCAACCTGCCGGAGCTGGCCATCCTGCGCTTCGTTGTGCTGGACGATGACTACATCGGGGACGAGTTCATTGCCCAGTACACCATCCCCTTTGAGTGCCTGCAGCCCGGCTACCGCCACGTCCCCCTCCAGTCGCTGGCCGGGGACCCCCTGCCCCATGCCACCCTCTTTGTGCACGTGGCCATCACCGACCGCCGTGGCGGGGGCAAGGGGCACCGCCGGGGGCTGGCGGGGCGCCGGGGCCGCCGGGTGCGGGAGTACACTTCCACCAAGGCCACTGGCATCAAAGCCATCGATGAAGTCTTCCGGACGGCCACCCAGCCGCTGCGGGAGGCCACTGACCTGCGGGAGAATGTACAGGTAGGGACCCTGCAGAGGCACCAGGGAACCTGGTTTCTGCAGGGGAAgatggggctgggctgagagggGTGGGGAGCCAGGCCTTTCCTGGGGGACGTGAATGAGGAGCTTTacctggagcagagagctgtgggaAATGGTGTTCCTGTGTTAGGGGTCTCCTGGGGGTCCTCCCAGCTGAACTCCTGACACTGGACACTGGTCTCTGCAGAATGCGCTAGTGTCCTTCAAGGAGCTGTGTGGGCTGACACCCGCTGCCAATATGAAGCAGTGCATCCTGACGGTGTCCACATGGCTGCTGCACAGTGACAGCGCACCCAGCGTCATCCTCAACCTGGCAGAGCAGTACCCCCCCATGGAGGCCCAGGGCCCCATCCCTGACCTGCTGCGCAAGGTCCTCACCGCCTACGAGACGGTAAGTGCCATCCTGACAGGGCTCAGCCCCTTGTGGAGGCTCTCTGGGGTCAGTGGCACTGGGACCAGCACCCCATGGTGGCACAGGTTTTATGGAATGAACCTGGGCAGTTTTTGTGGGATGAACCTGAGTAGGTTTTGGGGGATGGATAAGAAGGTCCAGGAATGGGGAGCTCTGAACTCACTGTACCcatcctggggcaggggaaggtgaGTGGCCAGGGAGCTGCATGAGGGCTGCCCGGGGAGGAGTCTTGCCAAGGCACAGGCTTGCTCAGATCAGTCTGACTCTCAGATACTGCAGCCCCTACCCTATGCCTGCActgcctgtcccctgctgtgGTCCCACCAGGTGGGAGAAATCCCATTAATAGCCACGCCAgagctgcttccttcttttgtGTTGAAGGGAACCTGGCCATTGGCCAGGTGCTGGTCACACCATACCCGGCTGTGTGTGGTGAGATGGGAAGGGCCAGACCCCAGGCACTGTGCTGTTGCAGGGGAAAGCCCCTGATGAGCCCTGCCTCCTCATCCACTTggccaggagggcacagggccagggctgcccagctcctcatgCTGCCCCTCTCCCTAGATGATCCAGACTAGCCGGACGCTGATCGAGTCTGCTGACGCCGTGTATGGGAAGCTcatccaggcacagcaggcaggtGGGTCCTggagggcagctccagctctgctgtggctctggctgtggaCCCAGGCATGTCCTGGGGCTCAGGGCTtcctgcactggggcagggcTTGGGTGggtgggctgcagagctgtgtggcaAGGAGCAAGCAGAGTGGGGGAGGCTGATGAGGAAGCGGGGAAGAGTCATTAGCTGTCAAATGCCAGAACATAATTAGTGCCAGAAATAACAGGCTGGGACTGATGGCAGAAATGGCAACTGAGTGTTAAGACTTCCCAAACACATGGCAGAACCCAcacaggcaggtgctgctgctgcctgccctggtcCTCCTTGCAGGTGCCCCCACTCTGGCAGCTGCCTGGACCTGTGGCCCCACTCCAGGCCTCGATGGCTGTGTGGCCTTTCTGTTGGCTGGGACCCCACGGGGACAgccccaccagctccaggggcttctccctgtggggctgggagtgtgtcaggagctgcagaggctggggaagaaggaggaagccctgctctgctgtccccaccatGCCAGCCTTGCTGCCAGCAGCCGTGTTTGTTCCCTGCCTACACGGCAGACGGAAATCTCCCGGAGCTcttggctcagctctgccactgctgcGAGTGCTGGGGGAGTGGAGCAGTGGGGCACAagctgcagggcacagactGGTGCTGtgtcctcctgtcctgctctggctgctgcgctggagtgctgcagagcagtgattCTGGGGTGTGCAGCCACTCATGGGGGTGGTAGGCAGCAatttggcagctgcagcccccacgCCCCGTGCCCTAgtgctgcctgtcccagcttTCACCCCAGCCGTGCTGTGGCCAAGCCcgtgtggcagcagcacagccggtacctggctggcaggagctgggggtctGGGAGCTGCAGCGGGGGCGCGGGGCCGTGGGTGCTGGTGATTGGCAGCGCGAGGGCGGCTGAACTGCAT
The genomic region above belongs to Ficedula albicollis isolate OC2 chromosome 27, FicAlb1.5, whole genome shotgun sequence and contains:
- the LOC101808574 gene encoding inactive phospholipase C-like protein 2 isoform X1, which encodes MKDGSRQRPPHKKKTVSFSSMPHDRKINSTAACISLMLEGCELKKVRSNSRMYSRFFVLDADMRSVRWEPSKKDSEKAKIEIKSVKEVRVGKKTPVLRSNGLSDQFPDECAFSIIYGDNYESLDLVASSADVVSAWVMGLRYLVSYGKHSPEAPGTGHPSLRTSWISSVFDLADLEKSGCIPVSRAVQLIKALNPGMKTSTIELKFKELQKASERPGTEVACDLFVEAYCELCTRPEIFFLLVQFSSNKEYLGVKDLLMFLEVEQGMEGVTEEKCLEIVSKYEPSKEGREKGYLAIDGFTRYLLSADCSIFDPQHRKVCQDMAQPLSHYYISSAHSACLLEDNFWGRSDISGYISALGLGCRSIELVLWDGPEGEPVVYTSPSAASCVPFRAVVGLIDQHAFTASAYPLILCLVVRCSAPQQRLAAQCLRKTLGEKLYLEPPNPVASYLPSPEELKGRILIKGKKLPPTCEDSEGEVSDEEEGWELARRLGQEDREAPEGGGLRRVRLSRELSELVSLCQAVPFQDFESSRRGQRYWEMCSFSEVEAGRFANECPAELVSYNKRFLSRIYPSPMRIDASNMNPQDFWKCGCQMVAMNYQTPGLMMDLNAGWFRQNGACGYVLRPAIMREEVSYFSANAKDSLPGVPAQLLHLKVISGQNLPKPKGSGAKGEVVEPYVCAEIHGIPADCAEHRTKTALQSGDNPIFDESLEFQINLPELAILRFVVLDDDYIGDEFIAQYTIPFECLQPGYRHVPLQSLAGDPLPHATLFVHVAITDRRGGGKGHRRGLAGRRGRRVREYTSTKATGIKAIDEVFRTATQPLREATDLRENVQNALVSFKELCGLTPAANMKQCILTVSTWLLHSDSAPSVILNLAEQYPPMEAQGPIPDLLRKVLTAYETGWISTRSCTASRPRKGCGAASCRRRWRPSPGTSLSSRARLTSSSTPRRRHWTTCGRSTMRDSPAASAGTDQPRQSPLGCKPRWSPSPRQMEVATQRPADPGLGLGARTEHPWLQGLGAGSPSLPGELV
- the LOC101808574 gene encoding inactive phospholipase C-like protein 2 isoform X2, translating into MKDGSRQRPPHKKKTVSFSSMPHDRKINSTAACISLMLEGCELKKVRSNSRMYSRFFVLDADMRSVRWEPSKKDSEKAKIEIKSVKEVRVGKKTPVLRSNGLSDQFPDECAFSIIYGDNYESLDLVASSADVVSAWVMGLRYLVSYGKHSPEAPGTGHPSLRTSWISSVFDLADLEKSGCIPVSRAVQLIKALNPGMKTSTIELKFKELQKASERPGTEVACDLFVEAYCELCTRPEIFFLLVQFSSNKEYLGVKDLLMFLEVEQGMEGVTEEKCLEIVSKYEPSKEGREKGYLAIDGFTRYLLSADCSIFDPQHRKVCQDMAQPLSHYYISSAHSACLLEDNFWGRSDISGYISALGLGCRSIELVLWDGPEGEPVVYTSPSAASCVPFRAVVGLIDQHAFTASAYPLILCLVVRCSAPQQRLAAQCLRKTLGEKLYLEPPNPVASYLPSPEELKGRILIKGKKLPPTCEDSEGEVSDEEEGWELARRLGQEDREAPEGGGLRRVRLSRELSELVSLCQAVPFQDFESSRRGQRYWEMCSFSEVEAGRFANECPAELVSYNKRFLSRIYPSPMRIDASNMNPQDFWKCGCQMVAMNYQTPGLMMDLNAGWFRQNGACGYVLRPAIMREEVSYFSANAKDSLPGVPAQLLHLKVISGQNLPKPKGSGAKGEVVEPYVCAEIHGIPADCAEHRTKTALQSGDNPIFDESLEFQINLPELAILRFVVLDDDYIGDEFIAQYTIPFECLQPGYRHVPLQSLAGDPLPHATLFVHVAITDRRGGGKGHRRGLAGRRGRRVREYTSTKATGIKAIDEVFRTATQPLREATDLRENVQNALVSFKELCGLTPAANMKQCILTVSTWLLHSDSAPSVILNLAEQYPPMEAQGPIPDLLRKVLTAYETMIQTSRTLIESADAVYGKLIQAQQAGMDFHKELHRIETKEGLRGRKLQKALETFAWNITVLKGQADLLKHAKAEALDNLWQIHNAGQSCGIGRNRSASPEPSRLQAPLEPIPETDGGGDTASC